TAACGCATAGGATACATTGACCTCACGAAGTTTAGTGAGATAATAGAGTTGTGAGGGACAGAACGGACGCAACTTGATTATTAAGGGGGAAAATATATGAAACTTCAGCTATTAGCGGCCATGGCCTTAGCAACTCCCCTATTTTTCGCTAGCTCGGTGAGAGCCGAAAATCCGCAGGATTTACAAAAGCTGCTTTCAACTGGGGAATGTATCCAGTGTAATTTGTCGGGGGCTAACCTCAGTGGCGCTCATTTAATTGGTGCTGACTTGAGAGGCTCGAAGCTTGAAGGAGCAAACCTTGTAGGAGCTAACCTCGAAGGTGCTGACTTAACAGGTGCTAACTTGGCAGGTGCTAACCTAACATCAGCTTATGTAAGCAATGTTAATTTGAAGCAAACCAATCTTAACAGAGTAAATTTTACCGGCGCGACAATTCACGATTCTAATGTCTATAAAGCATCAATGAACGATCTAAATCTCACTGATGCCGAAATATTTAACACTGGAATTGGGATTGGTGGAGAAGATGCCGAAATTCCCGATTGGAAATAGGCTGAACTGAGTAGGCAGGTGAAAATAAACACAACATCAGAGAAACTGGTTTTTTGCCAGCATTATCTTTAAAATCTGCCTATACAAAAATAAACAATGAAACCCCTCTTGCTTGTAATCACTTTACTATGACGCAAGCTGAGGGGGTTTTTTATTGGGATTGAGCCGATTTGTCTTGGTGCTATTTTGAAAGCACATAATCAATGATGCTACTTACTACAGGGAAAACTCACTATCAAATTCGGAAAGTGAGGATGAAAACGATTATCACACCGTAGCAATCTCAAACCCTTCCCACTTCTTTACTCAGAACTGTTTCGCTGACTATAGCCCTGCAAACCACTCATAGCCCTGATCTTCCCAATAGCCTTTAAGAGGTAACAAACTGCTGACAAATGTAATTTGAGTCACCCACTTACTTTGCTTGTAGCCCAGTTTAATTGGGGATGCTAGACGTATGGGCGCACCATTATTAACTGATAATGGTTGTCCATTCTTTTGATAAGCCATCAGGGTTTGGGGATGTACAGCAGAGGCAAGATCCCAGCTTTCATAATAGCCATCAGCAGATTTAAAGTAGACATAACGAACGTTTGACTTCGGCTGTACCAGCGCTACTAAGTCTCGCAATCGCACACCTCCCCATTGAACGATCGCAGCCCAACCTTCAACACAGACATGGCGGATTACCATTGAAGTCAAGGGAAGTTTTTCAATATCCCCCATACTCAATTGCATCGGGTTACTAACCTCGCCATCAATCTTCAGGCGAAACTGCGCCGGATCAATTTGCGGTGTGAAATCAAAGGAATTGATGAGCAATTTGTCTGCTTCTATGGCACTAACAGGAAATTCTGGAACTGATTTCTGACTTAACAGGAGTGCTTCTAGACGTTGGTTTAGTGGTTCAGATATTTGCCGCAGATTATCTGAGAACAAATTTGTCCCACAGCCACCTAAAAGAAAGCCTACCCCTGAAAGTCCAGATAGTTGCAGTAATTGGCGACGGGATAAGGTGCGTTTGGGAAGAATCAGACTCATAAGACCTCTACAGGAACATAGACTTAACTAGACGGATACTTCCTACCTTCAGGGCAAGTAAGGAATGAGCAATTGTAAACAGTATGACTGTGGGAACAGTGATAAAGTGAACAGTGCGTAGAGTTTGCCAACTACCAAACAGCCCTGAAAGCCAATGCAGTTGGGCAGGTTTGTACATCGCCAGACCACTCAAGATTGCCAGCAGTAGCACTGGAATGATAGCAGTATAAACTAGCCGATGCCATGCGTAGTTCTTACGCTTTGGGTTCTGGCTGACTTGCAATGCTTTTAAGTCACCGCCATCGGCAAAGCGACGCTGCCAACGCCGAGTTACAAAGATATAAAGCCCATACCAAAGTAAATTTAGTGAAAACAGCCACATAGCAGCAAAATGCCAGTGTCTGCCACCGCCTAGCCAACCTCCCAGCAAGATAAAGTCAGGAAAATGCCAACCTTCACGCCCGCCAAATACTGGATTAGCATTATATATTTGCAATCCGCTAGTAATCATCAACATGAGACTGATGATATTAATCCAGTGAAAGGTCTTTGATAGAAAAGTCTGACTTGGTGTTGAGCGGACTTTGCGTTTAGATGAGATCATACCAATTTTGGATTTTGAATTTTGGATCTTAGATTTTTAGATTGTTCCCAGTCAGACTTTTGGATTGGGTCTTCTAATCCAAAATCTAAAATTGGCACGCTTATGGCTGTCTCATAGAGGTTGAGTAGGAAAAAACGGAGCCAGCCAAAGTTGTATCTGGACATCCCAACCGAGAAGAATAGCAATTGCTGTTGCTGCGATCGCTACGCCACCAACGCGCTGCAACACTGCACTATGGGGGCGAAGATTGAGGATTCGTTGGCTGAATACTCGTCCACCGTAGGCGATCGCTAATAAAGGTAAACCTGCTCCGATTCCATAAACAACCAATAGCCAAAATGCACCTGCGACTTGATGATTAACTGCCGCTAGAACTAAAATTCCTCCCAAAACCGGCCCAGCACAGGGAGTCCACAAAAGCCCCAACTGAGTTCCTAGCCAAAACTCACCCATGAGTCCGATTCGTGTGGGTTTCTTAGCCAAATTGCCGACTGGAATATAAGTAAATATTCGGTAACTCCAGGTAGGAAAAATTGCAATTAATCCCAAAAATAAAATAAGTGCGATCGCGCCACTCCTTAATAAATTAGCCAAACCCGTAAACCAGGCTGATGTTACACCAAGTAAGCTACCTGCCAGGGCAAAACTAGCAATTAATCCCCCTACCAGTGCTACTGGCCCGTAAGTATGCGATTGGAGCGATCGGCCTAATAGCACAGGCAAAATCGGTAAAACACAGGGTGAAAGGACGTTCAAAACTCCCCCCAATAAAGCCAGACTAATTGATAAAGTAGAAGTCGTCATAATTCCTTCTACCCCAATAGCTGGCGGATAGTTTGCTCTATTTTTTCGTATGCCCCTTCACCAATATGGTCATATTGTAGTAAGCCCTGGCGATCGGCTAAAAATATATGTGGCCAATACTGATTTTCGTAAGCGTTCCAAGTTTTATATTCGTTATCAACCGGAACCGGATAAGTAATTTTGTGTTGTTGTAACGCCTTTTTTATATTGTTTGGATCTCGCTCAAAAGCAAACTCTGGTGTATGGATACCAATCACCTTGAGTCCCTGCGACTCATACTGCTGATGCCATTTAGTGATGTAGGGCAGAGTACGCTGACAGTTAATACAAGCAAAAGTCCAAAACTGTATTAAGATAACACTGCCTTTGAGGTCAGCGATCGCTAAAGGGCTAGAATTAAGCCACTGACTGATACCCTGAAACTCTGGTAAACTCTTACCTGCCGGAGTTTTCACAGTAGTTTCTAAGTCTTGCGTATTGTTACTTTTTGCAGGAGAAATAGAAGGGGCATTCACTTTTCTAAAGTTGGAAAATGTTGTAGCTGCACCGATTCCGACAACCCCTAAGCCAAGATAAAAAAGTAACTGACGGCGGTAAAGTAGGTTGTGATTCATCAGAATTTCTCCTGTTGAGGTAAAAGCACCAAAGTATAGGGATTGGCTCAAAATTTTCCTGATAAGCAGCCCCTAATCTTAGTACAAAAAAAGTGAGATGCAAGGCTGTGGCTAGGGCTTGGTGGAAGCCGGGGATTGCTTCATAGCATCGCCAGCCTTATCTTTACCCATCGCATCTTTGCCCATAGCACCGCCAGCTTTATCTTTACTCATCGCATCGCCAGCTTTGTCTTTGCCCATCGCATCTTTGCCCATTGCATCGCCAGCTTTGTCTTTACCCATCGCATCTTTGCCCATTGCACCGCCAGCTTTGTCTTTACCCATCACATCTTTGCCCATAGCATCGCCAGCTTTATCTTTGCCCATAGCATCGCCAGCTTTATCTTTACTCATTGCAGGAGAGGCTTCAGGGGCAATTTGATTGTTGCTTGCAGGACTGCTAGAGCAAGCAGTGAGACTGGCGGTTAAGCTTAAACCAGCAATTAAACAAAGTATTTTCCAGTTCATAGTCTTCTTTCGTCCTTTGGATAGTTCTTTTTGTATTGATTGACTCAGAGGAAATTAAGCTAAAAGCAGATTCATAAAGGCTATTGAGATAAAGAAGATGCCTTCTTGTAGAGGATTTCATCAGACATTTACTACTGATGTTTGATTTATCCCGAACATCTAAAGTATCTCTATAATGGCTGAGAGCTTATTGAAACTAAGCCATAATTTTCATAAATTTATCCCTTGAGAAAATTTAGTTAATTCTCAGCATTTTCTCAGGTATTCATGGTAGCTCAAAGCCAAAATCTAATTTAGGTATTATTTCAGCAAAATCTCATACTGAAGAATGTAGAGATGTAGCTGCTACGTCTCTACAAGGGTTGTCGATAACACACATCTAATTTTTGGAGATGTTTAATCCTAAGAGTTTCAGAACAAACCTATCTCTGGCTGGCTATCCTGAACTTTGGAACATCCAAAAAATTGGTGCTTAAGACTTGATATGCGATGCCTACGGCAGCAAGCTACGCAACCCAATTTTCTTGTGTAATATTTTGTTAGTGAAGAATATCTGCGCTTTGATGATCCTGATACTAACCTATGGACAACAGAGGAACAAAGCGACTTTTAGAATATTTATGCAAATCTGACCATCATACCAGCGCTAACTAGCGATTAGGGCGGGCAGTATTACCCACCCTAAGACTTTAACTTGCTACTGCTTCAGCAGGGGCTGTCTCAACAGCAGTTAAAGGTAAATAAACACTAACTTTTTTACGGGTTTTGCCCTTTCTCTCAAACATTACAACACCGTCGATTAAGGCGAATAGAGTGTCATCGCTACCAATACCGACGTTGTTACCAGGATGAAATTTGGTACCGCGCTGACGCACGAGAATGTTTCCTGCACGCACAACTTGACCGCCATAACGCTTGACACCCAGACGTTGGGCATTAGAATCACGACCGTTGCGTGTACTACCTGTTCCTTTCTTATGAGCCATGATTTCCTCTTAATGTATCTACTTTTTTTATTATTCAGCAGCGGTTTCAACTTCTTCGGCAGGAGTCTCATCTAAAACGGGGGTTTCCTTCTCCGCTTCTCCTTGGGCAACAAATACTTCACCGTTAAGGGTGATGGAGTCAATCATAAGTCTGGTAATTTCCTGACGATGCCCCCGTTTTTTGCGGGTTTTCTTTTTCGGCTTCATCTTGTATACCAAGACTTTACGACCTCTGTAATGTCGCATTACAGTCCCTTCTACAGTTGCACCTGTCACTAGTGGCTGTCCAATGCTGACTGCGCCATCGTGCTGCACGAGTAATACGGAGTCTATTGTAACTTTTTCATCTGGTTCGGTGGGAAGCAGTTCAATGTCATAAAACCGCCCTGGCTCTACTCGTATTTGTTTGCCGCCAGTTTCAATAATCGCGTAAGTCATGGAATTGTCCTTGAGGTTGCCGTACAGGTAGCTGGTTTTTATCTCGTTTAGAGAGGTTTTTGCCAGCTTTTGTAATATGTCTACCTGATCCGAGCAGGAATTAGACAGACAATCTAACATATTATTTTATCCACAGGTGCTAAGTCAAGCTTCCATTTGCCAAAATTCGTGATGGCGATCGCTTACCCAAAAATCAGAATTGATACTTTTTATTGAAATACAGCTTCTATCTTAAGAGTGATTTTTACAAACTACTAGAAATATTTTAGATTCAAACTTATAGTTTCTTATCAAAATCTCCACATTTCTCTTACTTATTTTAAAATTAAAATTACACAGCTTAATCTAATAGTTCTTTACAGAATTTAGTGAATCGAAAAAAATCAAATTACTACATTCAAACCTGATATTGAAAACAGGAGATGGATTTGTCATGACACAGCAAAATGCTACCCGACTTTTTCAAGCCGTAAAAAAAGATCAAGCATTGCAGCAAAAGCTTAAAGCAACAGCTGATCCAGAAGCTTTCATCAAGATTGCTAAAGAGCGTGGTTATGACTTCACAACTGATGAACTGGAAAATGAAATCAACAAGTTATCAGAAGAAGATTTAGCCGCCATTGTCAATCCAGGATGGGGAACTAGACGGCACATTCTTCCTAGATAATTCCTATTCTAGGAAACTGAAAATATAGGAACAACTGAATTGACAAGTTTTGCTCCTCAAGGGGATACCGTTGCATCATCTCTTTTAGGGGCATTTCTGTGAAATTAAGCAACTCTGCTTCCCATCTCCCCACCCAATACTTTTCGGTTAAACCCAATAATCTCTCTTTTGGTCTGGGGAAAGGGAAATTCAAACCCTTTCCGTTTCCCCTTTCCCCCTTCCCCCTTAACCGAAAAGTATTGTCTCCCCACCTGCCTAACTCATGAGTTAGGATGGCTATATTTTAATCAGGTGATATGGAAAGAATAGAAGTTGAGCAAAGAACTATTTTAATTGGTTTGGCAGGTAGCCACGGCTATGGTTTAAATCGTCCTGATTCAGACTTTGATTATCGGGGAGTATTTATCGCGCCCAAAAGGTACTACTTGGGATTTGATCGTATAGAACAAAAAGATACTGGTTGGGATGAACCAGGAATATTTTCATTTTTGAATGGTAACAAAGACACAGTTATATATGAATTAAGAAAAATCCTCCTGTTATTAGCGGGTGCAAACCCCAATGTTTTAGAATTGCTCTGGTTAAATAACTATCCTTTTGTAAGCGCAGTCGGACAGCATTTAATTAATCATAAGCAGCTATTTTTGAGTAAGAAGGTAAAACATACTTACACTGGTTATGCCTTTGCTCAAATCAAAAAGATGGAAACTCATCGTAAATGGTTGTTAAAGCCACCGCAAAAAAAACCAATACCATCTGACTTCGCCATAGAAGACGAAGCCCCCCTCAGCAAAGATGAGTTAAATGCTTTTCTGGAGTATCTTTATAACTTAATCAGAGGACGAATTGAGTTTTTGGAAGAAGCGGAACAGTTATACAAATTGCTGACGGCAGATATTGATTTTAAAGGAGTGTTAAAACAATATACTTTACCCGATGAAACTTTAGAATATACTCAAAATTTAACCAATAGCCGTAAAGATTTTATCCGTCTGCTTCAAAAAAGCCAAAATTATCAAATAGCTTTAAGAGAATGGAAGGCTTATTTATCTTGGCAGGAAAATAGGAATCCGGCTAGAGCAGAAATGGAAAGAAAGTCGGGTTTTGACCTCAAACATGGGATGCACTGCATTAGATTATTACGCAGTGGAGTAGAAATATTGCGTCAAGGTGAAGTGATTGTAGATAGAAGAATAGCTGGTGATGTTGAAGATTTAAGAGCTATTTTGAAGGGTGAGTATTCTTATGAGCAAGTGATGAAAATGGCAGAAGATTTAGTCGCTGAGATGGAGGTTGTCTACGAACAATCTACCCTCCCTCACAAACCTGATTTAGAGGAAATTAATAAGTTGTGTATGGAATTGGTAGAAATGCAGGGATGGCATTAACAGTCAGTGTTTTGAGTGCTTTTAAATATTTTTGAGTAGCGGATGAGTCGCGGTTTAATTCAGGCATCATCAAAAATCTGGGCATTCGCCCTTGGTAGCTTCTGGGTGAACGTAATAGTGAAGTACTGTATTTACATCGTCTCCGATCCAGTAGGCAACTCTGTCAGGGGAGTTACCAGAAGCGATCGCCCAAGTTGCAAAAGTGTGCCTGGTAGCGTAAGGGTTCAAGTAAGGAATTTTTTCCTGATTTGACAACTTTCTCACTACTCCGGTCTGGTTTTTCCCGTCTCGGTTCCAAGCATGGCTTAACGCCGAAACTAGTCATTGAACAGCCTCTTTTTGTTGAGAAGAGACGCGAATCGCCTGATGCTGTTGGCTTCATCGATAGCAGTAGTTCATGTAATTTAGCTCCGGCGCTGCACTGAAATATTCTGCTTTTACCGTTCTTTGTGCCTTTCTCTATCCCCAAAAGGTTTTTTGATCTAGAGATGCTGATCTGTAAGCAATCTCTCGAAATATCTTTCCAGGTAAGAGCAAAGGCTTCACCGTGTCGGCAACCAGTCCAGAAAAGAAACTTTATGAGATTGCTGTAATGACTACATCGCTCGTCAGACTCAAAAGCTCCGATGATCGTATCTCGCTCTTCTCTGGTGAAAGCTCTGCAATCATCGGTGTTATTCTTAATTCTCTTAATTTTTTTGAGGCTCTCAAACGGATTAGCTTTGATGATTCCTTCCTCTAAAGCCCAACGACAACATTGGTCAAATCGGAGTAAATATTTTGAAGCCATAAACTGGCTGGTGTTCTCCATCAGCCAATTTCTGATTTTTGGCGCGTCTAAAAGTGAGCGCGATGGTAGCCGGTCGATAGTTCTGCTTACCACTCTGTAAGTAGAGTAAATTGTGGTTGCTTCTATCTGCCTGGACTGAAATTCTGTAAACATCTTCCATAACTCCCCCAAGTTGCCTTCCCCCAAAAAGTGAAGGCGACTTGGGGGAGTTGCGATCGCACTAGGTCTAAACTGGTATCTCTCCAGAGTGGGGTCAAAGCGCCCTAATGAAATATCGGTTACTATGGCATCCCGACGTAAACGCACAATATCGCGATTACGTTTAAGGTTTTTTAAACCCGTAGATATTTGAAATTGCTTAGGAAAACCTTTAACCCGAAACCGCAGCAAGAGTTTGTCTGACCGTGGATCGGAGCTAATCCACTTATCTTCAGTCATAATTCGTCAGAGTTTGTATGAATATCTTCAAAAGTTAAATAGATTCTGTTGACTTCAATTTATTTCGCTTCTTTCCTTTAGAAATTTCACCGCACCAGCGCATATTTCTAATCTTTTGGTTTCGTCCAACTCATAGTCAGTCATGCTGATGATCAGGTATTGCTGTTCTCTAAAGGTCAAATGAATGTGCCTAATGTGCATATCTGGATAACCAAGCATCCCAGGAATAACCATCTCACGAACTACTAATGATTCTTCAGTGAGCGATTCTTCTCCAGCCGTAAACCCGTGCTTGTTTTCCTTTTCCAAATCGTGATAAGTGAGATAATTCATATCAATTGCAGAGTTAAAAATTATTTGGAATTTTTAAGTTTTTTGAATTTCAGAAAAATTGTCTACAACCCCTAAAATCCTTTTCTGGCAAGATTTATAGCCGTCTACAGCCGAGTTTTTGCAACCAAAAAATTGTAGACGCTGTAAACGAACTCTATAACCTCAAGAGGTGAACTCAAGAGCGATCGCAATAGTATTTAAAATCCCTTGCTATCACTCCTCAATCCACCTGTGAAACCTTGCCTACAGGCTGTAGACGGACTGTAGGCAAGCTGTAGACATTACTTTGACCACCTCCAGCCGAAGCTGCTAAAAAGCGCCGGAATCGTTAGAGATGCTGTGAGGTCAAAAGCCAAGTCCGCCAGATTATCTGGCAGTGTGATCGCGTTCACCCACCCTTTCTTAAATTCCTCCAACCTGTTGGAATGGGGAATCGGGACTGGGGAATAGTGACCCCGGTCGCTGGGAACCTCTACGACTATTTTTTGCTCATCTGCCATACTGCACCTCGATTTTGAGGTAGAAAGGTCGATTGCTCTCCTGTTTGCACAGGGCGACGATCGCAATTACCAGAGCGGCTATGGTGCAAATAAGAATGATTGCTTGATTCACTCCTGCTCCTTCTTTACGATCTCCATGTTCAGGTCAACCATTGCCTGGTATGCGTCGCCGAGTGTTCTCTCTGGCTCATACCCTTTAGAATCTATCTCTTGGTACTCAGGATGATTGTATATTTCGGAAATTTGCAGCGAAACTTCGATAACCAATTCGCTAAGTTTTTTGTTAGTCATTACTGTTACCCCGATCGCTGTACTGCCCGTAGCCGCTTGTATGAGTAAGTCTTTCCGAGATGCAGTTAATTACTGGGTTTTCGCTTACAGGTAGCGGCTTTCCCTCAATGTAAGCGGCTGAGATTTCGGCGCATTCCTCAGCACTTGCACCATTGCCGAGTAGCTGTGCTTCGGGGAACCCTGCGCGGTGAATTTCGTTACTGGGATTTGGCTTTTGAGTCATATAATTTTTGGAGTGTGGTTTCATTGATGTGCCGCATCTGGCGATCGCGTATCTGTGCGGATGGCGATCGCCTTTAAAAATCGGATTTGGTGGCAGTAGTGCTGTTAAAAAGGGTTACAAGCCATATCTGCCAAGTTTTTCGCCTTGTTGCGCTAACTTCGATTGGTTGACGAGTATCAAGGCAAACTGCCCGTCCGTCATTTAGTTTGACGTAAAGGCTTTTCCCGGTTTTTGACCGAGAAAACAATTGACCGGGTTCTAAAGTTCCAAAGCCTACCTGCGTTCTGCCTACTACATATTCAGCTTGGTGAGAATCAAATCCCTCTGAGAGTGGATCGTCTGCCATCTCTTTCCACTCTCGTGGTTTGCCTTTGCGATCGCTCTTGTTCGTGGTCGTTCTGCCGTTAGTAATGGCTCTATCTGTTGTTTGTTGGTCGGTCATAGTCGGTGACGAATGCCTTAATAGTGGGTGATATGTACCTCGATAGTGGGTGACGTGTGCCTCACAAGTGCGTTAATAGTCGCTCAATAAATGGGCTGATTCTGTGGCTCAATGGTTTGTGTTAACTGGCTTTTAGCGTTTTTGGGTGACGTTTTACGGAGATGAGTTCTGTTACATTCATCCTGTCCACTCTTTCCAACGTGATTTATTTGCCGATTGTTTTTGGGATATCCAGGGCACTTTGCTCTGGATTTTTAATGGGAACCGCTAACCCCGCGACGCTACGACTTACGGGTGAATGCAGCTATTAATGAGACGTTCCGAATGGATGAAGGCTACGTATTGTAATACCAATTCTGTATGAAGATGCGCCAAACTACGTCAAACTTATAGATGGGTGCATTTAGTAATTTTGTTATGAGTCGTCCATTCCAAATCGAGATTTCAGAAAGCCTTGAAGAATTGGAGAAAGCTCTCAGACATGCCACACAAGCAAGCAGCAAAGAAAGATTGCAAATGCTTTATTGGCTCAAGAGTGGGCAAGTAAGCAGCAGGCAATCGCTAGCAGAACGTTTAGGCCGTGATGAAGCAACCATAACTCGTTGGGTGAGGAAGTATAAAGACGAAGGACGAAAGGGCTTGCTTGAAGTCAAACATGCACCCGGAAAAGTTCCGAGTATCAGTGGTTCAGACTTAGAAAGCTTGAAACAGCAGTTACAAGAATCATCTGGGTTTCAAAGCTATGGCCAAATTCAACAATGGCTTAAGAGCGAATTAGGACTTTCACTTGCCTACAAAACGGTCTATGAAGTTGTTCACAACCGTTTGGGTGCAAAGTTAAAAGTGCCTCGTCCTCAAAGCACCAAACAACACCCAGAAAGTCTATCTCACTTTAAAAAAAACTTCCTTTAGCATTCAAATTCTTACAGGAGGAATTTGGAGAAGGGAAACGATTGAGGTACTTGTGTCAAGATGAAACACGTTTGGGATTAAAGACAATTGCAGGACGTTTAATCACTGCTAAAGGGGTTAAACCCGTGGGCTTAATTCAATGGCAACGTGAAAATTTTTATTTATACGGAGTTGTGGAACCCCTAAGTGGATACAGCTTTTTCTATGAGTTTCCCTACCTCAATGGTGATTGTTTCCAACACTTTTTGGAGTTACTCTCTGCTGACCTTGGCGATGATATTGCGGTTATCCAGTTCGACCAAGGGGCTTTTCACAAAGCGAAAGCTCTCGATTATCCAGATAACATTATCCCGATTTTTCAACCTCCTCACTCTCCCGAACTTAACCCAATTGAGCGGTTTTGGGAATTTCTCAAATCTAAACTCCAATGGGAAAATTGTAAAACCCTCGCGCAACTACAGCAGAAGTTAACTGATGCCCTTAAAGCAATTACACCTGAGATGATTGCTTCTCTTACTTCTTACGACTTTATCCTTGAAGCCTTATTTAGCGCAGCTTCATAAAGAATTGGTATAAGGTTTACAAGGTCTACAGTCTGAGAATGAAAATCAATCGGCACGGACGCGCCGAAAGTTCTGACTCAGTTAGAGATACAGCTTATTTTCAGTCATGGCTTAGACAATGACCGAGATAGAACTTTATTTGGCGTGTGCCTGTTCAGTGCTTGCCGTATACGTGAGTGTTGTACCCTCTTGACCACAGACATTTACACGCCCAAAGGTTATGAAGAAAACTACTCCAGAGTAATTATTGCTAAATAGGTGCGATTTTTCCTTGTAGCTTCAAAAACTAAGTGTTACTATTTACTAGTAAATCGCATATCTACTATGAACAATAATTCTCAAGGAAATCAAAGTAATCCAAACAATCAACTTATAAGCATTTCTAACACTAATTCTAATACAGGTGGATATGTAACTTTACCTATAGCTTCAGACCAATTTCAAGAATTTATTGTAGCTCTTTTAGGAAGACCACAAACTATTGAGAAAATAATTGCTGGAAGTTTTGAGTTAAATTGGAACGATATACAAAATTTTAATGATTTAATAGACCAAAGGTTAACTCAAAAAAATCAAGCTGTTCTTATTAGTTTTCAATCTAAAATTTATTTTAATGATGATTCATCTATACTATTAAACTCTTTTCAAGAATTGATTACTTATCGGGAAATAAGACCAATTATTCCAACAGCTTTGGATATGAGTTGGGATTATTTAATTCATTTTAATAATAAACAACATCCAGAGAAACAAACTATAGATATACACATACAGACGGCTTATCATGAATTAGTTGGTATAGGTAGAAATAAAAGGAATGAAATAATGTTAGAAAATTATAATATAAATAAAAATTTTATTCAATTATCAATAAAGTATACAGCTAGAACATGGGGAATGGATATGCAATCTCTACTAGCTTCTCAAATAAATTCTCTAATAAAAATAGAAAATAGTCAAAAAAGATTTGTTAATAAACATAGTACATTAATCGGAGCCATTTCTGGTACAAGCTTTTTTCTAGGTTCTATTATAGGAACATATTTAGCTAGTAATGCATTTATAAAAAATAGATTAAATAAAGTAAATTATGATTTAAACAGAATACAAACATTACCAGACAAAATAAATATAATTGCACAATACATAGTAAATGGAGAAACACCAAGATATTACTTGTTAGCAGCTATTTATATATTGCTTTCCTTAATAGCATCTTTTATAATATTTGCAATAGTTTTTGATAAAGCAAATAATGAAAAGAGAAGTTTTATTCTATTAACAGATAAAGCAATTCAAGATAAAGAATCTACTCTGAAAAAAATAGATAAAAAATGGAAAGAGTTTATATTGTCTATTGTGATTAGTTTTATAGTAAATGTTCTATCTAGCTATCTATTTGCTTACATAACACGTTGATACTATTTTTTGTGTATGTCTAGACAGTAGAACTTAAATAAAGTGTAGTTACAATTTGAAAATATTAGTTGTTAAAATACTGTTCTCATAAGCAGAATTCTGATAAGTAGGTACAAAAAATCCCTACCGTCCAGTG
The Nostoc punctiforme PCC 73102 genome window above contains:
- a CDS encoding thioredoxin family protein, with the protein product MNHNLLYRRQLLFYLGLGVVGIGAATTFSNFRKVNAPSISPAKSNNTQDLETTVKTPAGKSLPEFQGISQWLNSSPLAIADLKGSVILIQFWTFACINCQRTLPYITKWHQQYESQGLKVIGIHTPEFAFERDPNNIKKALQQHKITYPVPVDNEYKTWNAYENQYWPHIFLADRQGLLQYDHIGEGAYEKIEQTIRQLLG
- the rplU gene encoding 50S ribosomal protein L21, translated to MTYAIIETGGKQIRVEPGRFYDIELLPTEPDEKVTIDSVLLVQHDGAVSIGQPLVTGATVEGTVMRHYRGRKVLVYKMKPKKKTRKKRGHRQEITRLMIDSITLNGEVFVAQGEAEKETPVLDETPAEEVETAAE
- a CDS encoding pentapeptide repeat-containing protein: MKLQLLAAMALATPLFFASSVRAENPQDLQKLLSTGECIQCNLSGANLSGAHLIGADLRGSKLEGANLVGANLEGADLTGANLAGANLTSAYVSNVNLKQTNLNRVNFTGATIHDSNVYKASMNDLNLTDAEIFNTGIGIGGEDAEIPDWK
- a CDS encoding DNA polymerase beta superfamily protein encodes the protein MERIEVEQRTILIGLAGSHGYGLNRPDSDFDYRGVFIAPKRYYLGFDRIEQKDTGWDEPGIFSFLNGNKDTVIYELRKILLLLAGANPNVLELLWLNNYPFVSAVGQHLINHKQLFLSKKVKHTYTGYAFAQIKKMETHRKWLLKPPQKKPIPSDFAIEDEAPLSKDELNAFLEYLYNLIRGRIEFLEEAEQLYKLLTADIDFKGVLKQYTLPDETLEYTQNLTNSRKDFIRLLQKSQNYQIALREWKAYLSWQENRNPARAEMERKSGFDLKHGMHCIRLLRSGVEILRQGEVIVDRRIAGDVEDLRAILKGEYSYEQVMKMAEDLVAEMEVVYEQSTLPHKPDLEEINKLCMELVEMQGWH
- the rpmA gene encoding 50S ribosomal protein L27, which gives rise to MAHKKGTGSTRNGRDSNAQRLGVKRYGGQVVRAGNILVRQRGTKFHPGNNVGIGSDDTLFALIDGVVMFERKGKTRKKVSVYLPLTAVETAPAEAVAS
- a CDS encoding cytochrome c biogenesis CcdA family protein translates to MTTSTLSISLALLGGVLNVLSPCVLPILPVLLGRSLQSHTYGPVALVGGLIASFALAGSLLGVTSAWFTGLANLLRSGAIALILFLGLIAIFPTWSYRIFTYIPVGNLAKKPTRIGLMGEFWLGTQLGLLWTPCAGPVLGGILVLAAVNHQVAGAFWLLVVYGIGAGLPLLAIAYGGRVFSQRILNLRPHSAVLQRVGGVAIAATAIAILLGWDVQIQLWLAPFFPTQPL
- a CDS encoding cytochrome b/b6 domain-containing protein — its product is MISSKRKVRSTPSQTFLSKTFHWINIISLMLMITSGLQIYNANPVFGGREGWHFPDFILLGGWLGGGRHWHFAAMWLFSLNLLWYGLYIFVTRRWQRRFADGGDLKALQVSQNPKRKNYAWHRLVYTAIIPVLLLAILSGLAMYKPAQLHWLSGLFGSWQTLRTVHFITVPTVILFTIAHSLLALKVGSIRLVKSMFL
- a CDS encoding molybdopterin-dependent oxidoreductase, which produces MSLILPKRTLSRRQLLQLSGLSGVGFLLGGCGTNLFSDNLRQISEPLNQRLEALLLSQKSVPEFPVSAIEADKLLINSFDFTPQIDPAQFRLKIDGEVSNPMQLSMGDIEKLPLTSMVIRHVCVEGWAAIVQWGGVRLRDLVALVQPKSNVRYVYFKSADGYYESWDLASAVHPQTLMAYQKNGQPLSVNNGAPIRLASPIKLGYKQSKWVTQITFVSSLLPLKGYWEDQGYEWFAGL
- a CDS encoding helix-turn-helix domain-containing protein, coding for MSRPFQIEISESLEELEKALRHATQASSKERLQMLYWLKSGQVSSRQSLAERLGRDEATITRWVRKYKDEGRKGLLEVKHAPGKVPSISGSDLESLKQQLQESSGFQSYGQIQQWLKSELGLSLAYKTVYEVVHNRLGAKLKVPRPQSTKQHPESLSHFKKNFL
- a CDS encoding Nif11-like leader peptide family natural product precursor, which produces MTQQNATRLFQAVKKDQALQQKLKATADPEAFIKIAKERGYDFTTDELENEINKLSEEDLAAIVNPGWGTRRHILPR